The proteins below come from a single Miscanthus floridulus cultivar M001 chromosome 1, ASM1932011v1, whole genome shotgun sequence genomic window:
- the LOC136497735 gene encoding uncharacterized protein isoform X4 — protein sequence MAAPDPETAAALRAEVATLRMRVQELEAENQRLARIASSCTCGFKEDSVGSITTQHNGKFHQSGPLEKDLSFPFDHAVISTANEVHCNRNAEGNGLPDDSGKSNKRRGRNVGILSHCPKRLVALKVMYFGQRFYGFSSEGNIEPTVESEIFKALERANLMVGSRKEACYSRCGRTDKGVSATGQVISLYLRSNIKDVGGDMLDERSEIDYVKVLNRILPRDIRVLGWCPVPAGFDARFTCLSREYKYLFWKGDLDILEMQKAASKFIGEHDFRNFCKMDAANVSKYRRRITEFTISACDRRSNNHELCSMMIKGTAFLWHQVRCMVAVLFLIGQGLESPSVHALSIPHARTGCDVVLVKPCLYMA from the exons ATGGCGGCGCCTGACCCCgagacggcggcggcgctgcgggcGGAGGTCGCCACGCTGCGGATGCGCGTACAG GAGCTGGAGGCAGAGAACCAGAGGCTGGCCAGGATTGCTTCGAGCTGTACCTGCGGATTCAAG GAGGACAGTGTTGGATCCATTACTACACAGCATAATGGGAAATTTCATCAAAGTGGCCCTTTGGAGAAAGATTTGAGCTTTCCATTTGATCACGCAGTAATATCCACTGCAAATGAAGTACAT TGCAACAGAAATGCAGAGGGCAATGGTTTGCCTGATGATTCAGGCAAAAGTAATAAAAGAAGAG GTCGCAATGTGGGGATTTTAAGTCACTGCCCAAAGCGACTAGTTGCTCTAAAAGTCATGTACTTTGGCCAGAG ATTCTATGGTTTTTCTTCTGAAGGTAACATTGAGCCAACAGTTGAG TCTGAGATATTTAAAGCACTGGAAAGAGCAAACCTTATGGTTGGCAGTAGGAAAGAAGCATGCTATTCGAGGTGTGGAAGAACTGACAAAGGAGTTTCTGCTACTGGACAG GTGATTTCCTTATATCTGCGATCGAACATAAAGGATGTTGGAGGGGACATGTTAGATGAAAGATCTG AAATTGATTATGTGAAGGTATTGAATAGAATTCTTCCAAGAGATATACGTGTACTAGGTTGGTGTCCTGTTCCAGCAGGTTTTGATGCAAG ATTCACCTGTTTGAGCCGGGAATATAAATACTTATTTTGGAAGGGGGACTTGGATATATTG GAAATGCAAAAAGCTGCATCCAAATTTATTGGAGAGCATGACTTCAGGAATTTTTGTAAGATGGATGCAGCAAATGTGAGTAAATACAGGCGGCGCATTACAGAATTTACTATTTCCGCATGTGACAGAAG GTCCAACAATCATGAGCTGTGCTCCATGATGATCAAGGGTACCGCTTTCCTGTGGCATCAAGTTCGCTGCATGGTAGCTGTGCTATTTCTAATAGGTCAAGGCCTTGAGTCACCATCT GTCCATGCACTGTCGATACCCCATGCAAGAACTGGGTGTGATGTAGTTTTGGTGAAACCATGCTTGTACATGGCTTG A
- the LOC136497735 gene encoding uncharacterized protein isoform X3: MAAPDPETAAALRAEVATLRMRVQELEAENQRLARIASSCTCGFKEDSVGSITTQHNGKFHQSGPLEKDLSFPFDHAVISTANEVHCNRNAEGNGLPDDSGKSNKRRDSMVFLLKSEIFKALERANLMVGSRKEACYSRCGRTDKGVSATGQVISLYLRSNIKDVGGDMLDERSEIDYVKVLNRILPRDIRVLGWCPVPAGFDARFTCLSREYKYLFWKGDLDILEMQKAASKFIGEHDFRNFCKMDAANVSKYRRRITEFTISACDRRSNNHELCSMMIKGTAFLWHQVRCMVAVLFLIGQGLESPSVVDSLLDIKKTPRKPQYKMAPELPLILRYCLFDKANFMCSSDASRSLTEHLNDEYHHHMLQAEIFHIASSCLPFLEPNSSETLQKKRNHIPLLSRQTEPSYEERISKVKTKLADNLK, encoded by the exons ATGGCGGCGCCTGACCCCgagacggcggcggcgctgcgggcGGAGGTCGCCACGCTGCGGATGCGCGTACAG GAGCTGGAGGCAGAGAACCAGAGGCTGGCCAGGATTGCTTCGAGCTGTACCTGCGGATTCAAG GAGGACAGTGTTGGATCCATTACTACACAGCATAATGGGAAATTTCATCAAAGTGGCCCTTTGGAGAAAGATTTGAGCTTTCCATTTGATCACGCAGTAATATCCACTGCAAATGAAGTACAT TGCAACAGAAATGCAGAGGGCAATGGTTTGCCTGATGATTCAGGCAAAAGTAATAAAAGAAGAG ATTCTATGGTTTTTCTTCTGAAG TCTGAGATATTTAAAGCACTGGAAAGAGCAAACCTTATGGTTGGCAGTAGGAAAGAAGCATGCTATTCGAGGTGTGGAAGAACTGACAAAGGAGTTTCTGCTACTGGACAG GTGATTTCCTTATATCTGCGATCGAACATAAAGGATGTTGGAGGGGACATGTTAGATGAAAGATCTG AAATTGATTATGTGAAGGTATTGAATAGAATTCTTCCAAGAGATATACGTGTACTAGGTTGGTGTCCTGTTCCAGCAGGTTTTGATGCAAG ATTCACCTGTTTGAGCCGGGAATATAAATACTTATTTTGGAAGGGGGACTTGGATATATTG GAAATGCAAAAAGCTGCATCCAAATTTATTGGAGAGCATGACTTCAGGAATTTTTGTAAGATGGATGCAGCAAATGTGAGTAAATACAGGCGGCGCATTACAGAATTTACTATTTCCGCATGTGACAGAAG GTCCAACAATCATGAGCTGTGCTCCATGATGATCAAGGGTACCGCTTTCCTGTGGCATCAAGTTCGCTGCATGGTAGCTGTGCTATTTCTAATAGGTCAAGGCCTTGAGTCACCATCT GTAGTTGATTCACTATTGGATATTAAGAAAACTCCTAGGAAACCTCAATATAAAATGGCGCCAGAGCTTCCATTGATTTTGCGATATTGTCTATTTGATAAAGCCAATTTTATGTGTTCATCAG ATGCCAGCCGGTCTCTGACTGAGCACTTAAACGATGAATATCATCATCATATGCTCCAAGCTGAAATATTTCACATAGCGTCCTCATGTTTaccttttctag AACCAAATTCATCAGAAACGCTTCAGAAGAAGAGGAACCATATTCCTCTCCTGTCACGACAAACAGAGC CTTCTTATGAGGAACGTATATCAAAAGTCAAAACGAAGCTGGCTGATAATCTCAAGTAG
- the LOC136497735 gene encoding uncharacterized protein isoform X1: protein MAAPDPETAAALRAEVATLRMRVQELEAENQRLARIASSCTCGFKEDSVGSITTQHNGKFHQSGPLEKDLSFPFDHAVISTANEVHCNRNAEGNGLPDDSGKSNKRRGRNVGILSHCPKRLVALKVMYFGQRFYGFSSEGNIEPTVESEIFKALERANLMVGSRKEACYSRCGRTDKGVSATGQVISLYLRSNIKDVGGDMLDERSEIDYVKVLNRILPRDIRVLGWCPVPAGFDARFTCLSREYKYLFWKGDLDILEMQKAASKFIGEHDFRNFCKMDAANVSKYRRRITEFTISACDRRSNNHELCSMMIKGTAFLWHQVRCMVAVLFLIGQGLESPSVVDSLLDIKKTPRKPQYKMAPELPLILRYCLFDKANFMCSSDASRSLTEHLNDEYHHHMLQAEIFHIASSCLPFLEPNSSETLQKKRNHIPLLSRQTEPSYEERISKVKTKLADNLK from the exons ATGGCGGCGCCTGACCCCgagacggcggcggcgctgcgggcGGAGGTCGCCACGCTGCGGATGCGCGTACAG GAGCTGGAGGCAGAGAACCAGAGGCTGGCCAGGATTGCTTCGAGCTGTACCTGCGGATTCAAG GAGGACAGTGTTGGATCCATTACTACACAGCATAATGGGAAATTTCATCAAAGTGGCCCTTTGGAGAAAGATTTGAGCTTTCCATTTGATCACGCAGTAATATCCACTGCAAATGAAGTACAT TGCAACAGAAATGCAGAGGGCAATGGTTTGCCTGATGATTCAGGCAAAAGTAATAAAAGAAGAG GTCGCAATGTGGGGATTTTAAGTCACTGCCCAAAGCGACTAGTTGCTCTAAAAGTCATGTACTTTGGCCAGAG ATTCTATGGTTTTTCTTCTGAAGGTAACATTGAGCCAACAGTTGAG TCTGAGATATTTAAAGCACTGGAAAGAGCAAACCTTATGGTTGGCAGTAGGAAAGAAGCATGCTATTCGAGGTGTGGAAGAACTGACAAAGGAGTTTCTGCTACTGGACAG GTGATTTCCTTATATCTGCGATCGAACATAAAGGATGTTGGAGGGGACATGTTAGATGAAAGATCTG AAATTGATTATGTGAAGGTATTGAATAGAATTCTTCCAAGAGATATACGTGTACTAGGTTGGTGTCCTGTTCCAGCAGGTTTTGATGCAAG ATTCACCTGTTTGAGCCGGGAATATAAATACTTATTTTGGAAGGGGGACTTGGATATATTG GAAATGCAAAAAGCTGCATCCAAATTTATTGGAGAGCATGACTTCAGGAATTTTTGTAAGATGGATGCAGCAAATGTGAGTAAATACAGGCGGCGCATTACAGAATTTACTATTTCCGCATGTGACAGAAG GTCCAACAATCATGAGCTGTGCTCCATGATGATCAAGGGTACCGCTTTCCTGTGGCATCAAGTTCGCTGCATGGTAGCTGTGCTATTTCTAATAGGTCAAGGCCTTGAGTCACCATCT GTAGTTGATTCACTATTGGATATTAAGAAAACTCCTAGGAAACCTCAATATAAAATGGCGCCAGAGCTTCCATTGATTTTGCGATATTGTCTATTTGATAAAGCCAATTTTATGTGTTCATCAG ATGCCAGCCGGTCTCTGACTGAGCACTTAAACGATGAATATCATCATCATATGCTCCAAGCTGAAATATTTCACATAGCGTCCTCATGTTTaccttttctag AACCAAATTCATCAGAAACGCTTCAGAAGAAGAGGAACCATATTCCTCTCCTGTCACGACAAACAGAGC CTTCTTATGAGGAACGTATATCAAAAGTCAAAACGAAGCTGGCTGATAATCTCAAGTAG
- the LOC136497735 gene encoding uncharacterized protein isoform X2 has translation MAAPDPETAAALRAEVATLRMRVQELEAENQRLARIASSCTCGFKEDSVGSITTQHNGKFHQSGPLEKDLSFPFDHAVISTANECNRNAEGNGLPDDSGKSNKRRGRNVGILSHCPKRLVALKVMYFGQRFYGFSSEGNIEPTVESEIFKALERANLMVGSRKEACYSRCGRTDKGVSATGQVISLYLRSNIKDVGGDMLDERSEIDYVKVLNRILPRDIRVLGWCPVPAGFDARFTCLSREYKYLFWKGDLDILEMQKAASKFIGEHDFRNFCKMDAANVSKYRRRITEFTISACDRRSNNHELCSMMIKGTAFLWHQVRCMVAVLFLIGQGLESPSVVDSLLDIKKTPRKPQYKMAPELPLILRYCLFDKANFMCSSDASRSLTEHLNDEYHHHMLQAEIFHIASSCLPFLEPNSSETLQKKRNHIPLLSRQTEPSYEERISKVKTKLADNLK, from the exons ATGGCGGCGCCTGACCCCgagacggcggcggcgctgcgggcGGAGGTCGCCACGCTGCGGATGCGCGTACAG GAGCTGGAGGCAGAGAACCAGAGGCTGGCCAGGATTGCTTCGAGCTGTACCTGCGGATTCAAG GAGGACAGTGTTGGATCCATTACTACACAGCATAATGGGAAATTTCATCAAAGTGGCCCTTTGGAGAAAGATTTGAGCTTTCCATTTGATCACGCAGTAATATCCACTGCAAATGAA TGCAACAGAAATGCAGAGGGCAATGGTTTGCCTGATGATTCAGGCAAAAGTAATAAAAGAAGAG GTCGCAATGTGGGGATTTTAAGTCACTGCCCAAAGCGACTAGTTGCTCTAAAAGTCATGTACTTTGGCCAGAG ATTCTATGGTTTTTCTTCTGAAGGTAACATTGAGCCAACAGTTGAG TCTGAGATATTTAAAGCACTGGAAAGAGCAAACCTTATGGTTGGCAGTAGGAAAGAAGCATGCTATTCGAGGTGTGGAAGAACTGACAAAGGAGTTTCTGCTACTGGACAG GTGATTTCCTTATATCTGCGATCGAACATAAAGGATGTTGGAGGGGACATGTTAGATGAAAGATCTG AAATTGATTATGTGAAGGTATTGAATAGAATTCTTCCAAGAGATATACGTGTACTAGGTTGGTGTCCTGTTCCAGCAGGTTTTGATGCAAG ATTCACCTGTTTGAGCCGGGAATATAAATACTTATTTTGGAAGGGGGACTTGGATATATTG GAAATGCAAAAAGCTGCATCCAAATTTATTGGAGAGCATGACTTCAGGAATTTTTGTAAGATGGATGCAGCAAATGTGAGTAAATACAGGCGGCGCATTACAGAATTTACTATTTCCGCATGTGACAGAAG GTCCAACAATCATGAGCTGTGCTCCATGATGATCAAGGGTACCGCTTTCCTGTGGCATCAAGTTCGCTGCATGGTAGCTGTGCTATTTCTAATAGGTCAAGGCCTTGAGTCACCATCT GTAGTTGATTCACTATTGGATATTAAGAAAACTCCTAGGAAACCTCAATATAAAATGGCGCCAGAGCTTCCATTGATTTTGCGATATTGTCTATTTGATAAAGCCAATTTTATGTGTTCATCAG ATGCCAGCCGGTCTCTGACTGAGCACTTAAACGATGAATATCATCATCATATGCTCCAAGCTGAAATATTTCACATAGCGTCCTCATGTTTaccttttctag AACCAAATTCATCAGAAACGCTTCAGAAGAAGAGGAACCATATTCCTCTCCTGTCACGACAAACAGAGC CTTCTTATGAGGAACGTATATCAAAAGTCAAAACGAAGCTGGCTGATAATCTCAAGTAG